The Methylomonas sp. UP202 DNA window TTCAGGTTTCCGAGTTGCGGGGAGCGCGGGCGTGGGCCGGCTCGTCGCGTGGCCGGCCCGGCTATCATAACGGTCGCGAGCGCGAATGCCAAAATGGTCGTCGGCCGTAAGCCTAGTGGCGTTGGCCCGCGACATTTTGGGGCAATTGTTTGAGAGCGCCGAATCAAGTAGTCTTTAGCCTTTTAATCGGTTAGGGACGGCATGAAACAGCAGAGCTGCAATACGATCTGGCATCAAGCCAGCGTGACTCGCGCCCGGCGGGAAGCGTTGAACGGACATCGCTCGGCGATACTCTGGTTTACCGGATTGTCGGGGGCAGGCAAATCCACCTTGGCGCATGCGGTCGAAGAGCGTTTGCACGAACTGGGTTGTTTGACCTTCGTGTTGGACGGCGATAACGTCAGGCACGGCTTGTGCGGCGATCTGGGCTTTAGCGATGCCGATCGTCACGAGAATATCCGACGGGTCGGCGAATTGGCCAAGTTAATGCTGGAAGCCGGCGTGATTACGTTGACGGCCTTCATTTCGCCGTTTCGCGCCGAGCGCGAACTGGCGCGGCGCTTGGTCGCCGACGGCGATTTCATCGAGATTTATTGCAACTGCAGTCTGGACGTGTGCGAGAGTCGCGACGTCAAAGGCTTGTACCAAAAGGCGCGCCAAGGCCAAATCCCGCATTTCACCGGTATTTCGTCGCCTTATCAGCCGCCGGACCACCCGGAATTGATCGTGAATACCGATCAGGCGGAGCTGAAGGCTTGCGTGGAGCAGGTCATGCGGGTCTTGACGGCGCGCGGCGTGGTTGCCGCCGAACGCGACGAGGCGGGCGATGCAATACGACGTCTTTAACGGCGATGCCGACGGCATTTGTGCGCTATTGCAATGGCGGCTGGCTTATCCCGAGCCCTCGATTTTGGTAACCGGTATCAAGCGAGACATCGCATTGCTGGAGCGCGTGCCGGCGCGTGCCGGCGATCGGGTGACGGTGCTGGACGTTTCGCTGGACCGCAATCGAGCGGCGCTGTTGAAGTTGTTGGCGGGCGGTGTCGAGTTATTTTACATCGACCATCATTTCGCCGGCGAAATACCAATACATCCCCGCTTTAGCCATCGCATCGACACCG harbors:
- the cysC gene encoding adenylyl-sulfate kinase, encoding MKQQSCNTIWHQASVTRARREALNGHRSAILWFTGLSGAGKSTLAHAVEERLHELGCLTFVLDGDNVRHGLCGDLGFSDADRHENIRRVGELAKLMLEAGVITLTAFISPFRAERELARRLVADGDFIEIYCNCSLDVCESRDVKGLYQKARQGQIPHFTGISSPYQPPDHPELIVNTDQAELKACVEQVMRVLTARGVVAAERDEAGDAIRRL